A genomic segment from Nymphalis io chromosome 7, ilAglIoxx1.1, whole genome shotgun sequence encodes:
- the LOC126769473 gene encoding serine/threonine-protein kinase minibrain isoform X6, translated as MVRKGESTGALLRTLSDTLRWRSFRALTMVYYAKKKRRAQQYLGDDGSNKKERKLYNDGYDDDNHDYIIKQGEKFLDRYEISSPIGKGSFGQVVKAYDHEEQCQVAIKIIKNKKPFLNQAQIEVKLLEMMNRADAENKYYIVKLKRHFMWRNHLCLVFELLSYNLYDLLRNTNFRGVSLNLTRKFAQQLCTALLFLSQPELNIIHCDLKPENILLCNPKRSAIKIVDFGSSCQLGQRIYQYIQSRFYRSPEVLLGIPYDLAIDMWSLGCILVEMHTGEPLFSGANELDQMNKIVEVLGMPPDHLLDQAHKTRKFFDKLPASEGGGYVLKKVAGKDGGYRKYRAAGTRRLHDILGVEGGGPAARRRGEPGHSVSDYLKFKDLILRMLEYDPKQRVTPYYALQHNFFKRTADESTNTQQAQSHHQHVGGARLWGAERMEVEGVRRDDDLLQPVCLQHSPVAIH; from the exons GTATACTACGCGAAAAAGAAACGGAGAGCGCAACAGTACCTCGGCGACGACGGTTCAAACAAAAAGGAGAGGAAACTATATAACGACGGTTACGATGATGATAACCACGATTACATCATCAAACAGGGCGAGAAGTTCCTCGACCGGTACGAGATCTCATCGCCGATCGGCAAGGGCTCGTTCGGACAG gttGTGAAAGCATACGACCACGAGGAGCAGTGTCAAGtagcgataaaaataattaagaataagaaACCTTTCCTAAACCAGGCACAAATAGAAGTCAAGTTACTAGAAATGATGAACAGGGCGGATGCcgaaaataagtattatatag TAAAACTGAAGCGTCACTTCATGTGGCGGAACCACCTGTGCCTAGTGTTCGAGCTGCTCTCGTACAACCTGTACGATTTGCTGCGGAACACCAACTTCCGAGGTGTCTCGCTGAACCTGACGCGTAAATTCGCGCAACAGCTTTGCACCGCGTTACTGTTCCTTAGTCAACCTG aACTAAATATAATTCACTGTGATCTTAAGCCTGAGAATATTCTACTATGCAACCCCAAGAGGTCAGCCATAAAGATTGTGGACTTTGGTAGTTCATGTCAACTAGGTCAAAGG ATATACCAATACATCCAATCAAGGTTCTACAGATCGCCGGAGGTCCTTTTAGGCATTCCGTACGACCTAGCGATCGATATGTGGTCTCTTGGTTGCATACTGGTCGAGATGCACACTGGCGAGCCGTTGTTCAGCGGAGCCAACGAGCTCGACCAGATGAACAAGATCGTTGAAGTCTTGGGCATGCCGCCGGATCATTTGTTGGATCag GCACACAAAACAAGAAAGTTCTTTGACAAATTACCAGCGTCCGAAGGCGGTGGTTACGTTCTGAAGAAGGTAGCGGGCAAAGATGG CGGTTACAGGAAGTACCGCGCGGCGGGCACGCGGCGCCTGCACGACATCCTCGGCGTGGAGGGCGGCGGgccggcggcgcggcggcgcggcgaGCCCGGACACTCCGTCTCCGACTACCTCAAGTTCAAG GACCTAATTCTGCGCATGCTGGAGTACGACCCGAAACAGCGCGTGACGCCGTACTACGCGCTGCAGCACAACTTCTTTAAGCGCACCGCCGACGAGTCCACCAACACGCAGCAAGCGCAGTCGCATCACCAGCACG TGGGCGGCGCGCGGCTGTGGGGCGCCGAGCGCATGGAGGTGGAGGGCGTGCGGCGCGACGACGACCTGCTGCAGCCCGTGTGCCTGCAGCACAGCCCCGTCGCCATTCATTAG
- the LOC126769519 gene encoding uncharacterized protein LOC126769519: protein MFGKKSPIKFAREPSTSSPKGKDVFPEVALAAIASYKNQKEVSDFMSFFLGALDRNSDWLNGVVGKQTNFRCALMVGAGPNRFYLQEIIYPTSEDDIKLEVEHKDSEDYDKIAIAALLKLSNSEIDQLLKYVKTRLYDNRLLKEDLLKGRSLGISFAVLRPFSEKQYRVIERLVIGSSMKCVLPLKKRKLDEKSITRSPLKKTKHVA, encoded by the coding sequence ATGTTTGGCAAAAAATCTCCCATTAAGTTTGCACGCGAGCCAAGCACTAGTTCTCCAAAAGGTAAAGACGTTTTTCCTGAAGTAGCTTTAGCGGCTATCGCTTCTTACAAAAACCAAAAAGAAGTTAGTGACTTTATGAGCTTTTTTCTTGGGGCACTTGATCGGAATTCCGACTGGCTGAATGGGGTCGTTGGCAAGCAAACTAACTTTAGATGCGCATTGATGGTAGGAGCCGGACCGAACCGATTCTATCTTCAGGAAATAATATACCCGACTAGTGAAGACGATATCAAACTAGAAGTGGAGCATAAGGATTCCGAAGATTACGACAAAATCGCGATTGCTGCTTTATTGAAACTGTCGAATTCTGAAATCGAtcaacttttaaaatatgttaaaactcGTCTATATGATAATCGACTTCTAAAAGAAGATTTGCTAAAAGGGAGATCACTGGGAATTAGTTTCGCAGTTTTAAGACCTTTTTCTGAAAAGCAATATCGTGTCATTGAAAGGTTAGTTATAGGGAGTTCCATGAAATGTGTACTGCCTTTGAAGAAAAGGAAGCTAGATGAAAAATCTATTACCAGATCTCCTCTAAAGAAGACCAAACACGTCGCATAG